Genomic segment of Pochonia chlamydosporia 170 chromosome 1, whole genome shotgun sequence:
AGTGACCGATACTCTGACATTCCACTTTATGGTCGATACTTTCCTGCTTCAGACGACTTCCAGCCGGACCCCAAGCACGCCAACTCGGTCTCAGAAGATTCGCTCAAGTACTGGACCTCTGTGCTTGACCTCTGCAATTCTTCCAATAGAATATATGAGGGCTTAGAGGGGGCTCGAGATGTATTTGCCCTCGGTAGCGTCATCATCAAGTCAAGCCATCTCCACCCTCGGCTTGAAGGCAAACGCGCAAGTCGAGACTTCTCCTACGCAGATGCAAATGAAGTGCAGGCAACTGCCCTGGCAAGAACCGTGTTAAAAGATGTCAAAGTTCCAAGCATCTACTTTGCAAGCAAGATCAATGGCAGGGAGGTCTTGGTGCAGGAGAGGATTGCTGGTGTCGGCCTCAACATCGCATGGCAATATATTTCCGCGGCACAAAAACAGCTATTCAAAGATGAAGCACGCAATATCTTGCGAAGCTTGAGCAAGGTCAAACCTCCTTCCTCAAGCACTTCACGCTCCTATATCATTGAAGATGTGGATCCTCAAGCACATCGAGGCATCCAGAAGCTCGAGTACGATACTCTCTTTGGGGAAGATAATGTTGATCCAGATCTCTCATGTATGCATAACGACTTTACTCTGTCGAATTGTATTGTGAACAATGACAAGATCGTTGGGCTTGTTGACTGGGAGATGGCAGGCTACTTTGGGTGGAAGACAGCTGCTCAGGTGCATGTCAAGATTCGAACCCCCCGGCGGGAGAGCTTCGCAGCGC
This window contains:
- a CDS encoding PHD transcription factor protein (similar to Eutypa lata UCREL1 XP_007797559.1); this encodes MNPYETNPAKIPASDRYSDIPLYGRYFPASDDFQPDPKHANSVSEDSLKYWTSVLDLCNSSNRIYEGLEGARDVFALGSVIIKSSHLHPRLEGKRASRDFSYADANEVQATALARTVLKDVKVPSIYFASKINGREVLVQERIAGVGLNIAWQYISAAQKQLFKDEARNILRSLSKVKPPSSSTSRSYIIEDVDPQAHRGIQKLEYDTLFGEDNVDPDLSCMHNDFTLSNCIVNNDKIVGLVDWEMAGYFGWKTAAQVHVKIRTPRRESFAALDLSEDLLNDILFWNDLYEV